The Armatimonadota bacterium genome has a window encoding:
- a CDS encoding WD40 repeat domain-containing protein: MIGISSPWDGTLIDLRLDKGIARKVFRFSRPSSVAVSPDSRFAYFETDPTGFFDAATLGCIDITTGRRVWWIKEGLTSDGVGAIACASGGRRVVASRKSDIHVWETADGSAKAYIADAHGGWVRSIVPLGDGTAVITSGDDGAMRVWDLDTLRELSAYQIEEVANRQVKWSVETRDGVKDGTTPID, translated from the coding sequence TTGATCGGCATCTCGTCACCGTGGGATGGCACGCTCATCGATCTTCGTCTTGACAAGGGAATTGCCCGAAAGGTCTTCCGCTTTTCGCGTCCTTCTTCCGTCGCAGTTTCACCGGACAGCCGGTTCGCATACTTCGAGACGGATCCTACTGGATTCTTCGACGCTGCTACGCTTGGATGCATCGACATCACTACCGGACGACGGGTGTGGTGGATCAAGGAAGGGCTTACTAGCGACGGAGTCGGAGCTATCGCCTGCGCCAGTGGTGGCCGGAGAGTGGTAGCCTCCCGCAAGTCGGATATCCACGTCTGGGAGACTGCTGATGGAAGCGCAAAGGCGTATATAGCCGACGCCCACGGGGGCTGGGTCCGTTCCATCGTGCCTCTTGGCGACGGGACCGCCGTTATCACCTCCGGCGACGATGGGGCGATGCGCGTTTGGGACCTGGACACGCTTCGGGAACTTAGTGCGTATCAGATTGAGGAAGTTGCTAACCGACAGGTGAAGTGGTCAGTCGAGACCCGGGATGGAGTCAAGGACGGAACAACGCCGATCGACTGA